In Erigeron canadensis isolate Cc75 chromosome 1, C_canadensis_v1, whole genome shotgun sequence, a single window of DNA contains:
- the LOC122589057 gene encoding uncharacterized protein LOC122589057 — protein MNPFFNNPLFLDNHDPTPPNFQSDSSSSDETERFINLFTMAHYAIQQDVRDTASSSRTYTRRDDRGESHNRLFRDYFAEEPKFNETFFRQRFRMSRRLFVKIASDLENNFSFFQRKIDARGKWGFSPLQRCTSAVRQLGYGSNPDSLDDYLNMSERSSRDTLNAFCDGVIKLYRHEYCVGQRVLIRDAFLIIMRLIMVSPTWSLDCTHWAWDNCPVAWRGQYTRGDHHGPTISLEAVASQDCWIWHAYFGVASSNNDINVLNQSPLFNPFEDGTAPLVPFTVNGTEYQYPHYLVDGIYPRYAMFVKTISHPTGEKRIRYAKVQEAARKDVERAFDEDHAISPDYIPDPPVAPQPSDERLFEIQNPNKSTIAFASTRKGDNEK, from the exons atgaaccctttcttcaacaatccttTATTTCTTGACAATCACGACCCAACACCCCCAAATTTCCAATCGGACTCGAGTTCATCCGACGAGACGGAACGGTTTATTAATCTATTCACAATGGCGCATTATGCGATTCAACAGGATGTCCGTGATACTGCCTCCTCTTCAAGAACGTATACAAGACGCGACGATCGTGGTGAGTCTCACAACCGTCTTTTTCGAGATTATTTTGCCGAGGAGCCGAaatttaatgagactttttttagacAACGGTTTCGTATGAGTAGACGGTTGTTTGTGAAGATAGCTTCAGATTtagaaaacaattttagtttttttcaaagGAAGATCGACGCTCGTGGTAAATGGGGATTTTCGCCTTTACAGAGATGCACATCTGCAGTTCGCCAGTTAGGATACGGTAGTAATCCCGACAGTTTAGATGATTACCTAAATATGTCGGAAAGATCGTCACGTGACACCCTTAATGCTTTTTGTGATGGAGTCATTAAGTTATATCGGCATGAATATTGCGTAGGCCAACGCGTACTGATACGCGACgcattcttgatcatcatgcgTCTTATCATGGTTTCCCCGACAT ggagtcttgattgtacacactggGCTTGGGATAATTGTCCAGTAGCTTGGCGTGGCCAGTACACGCGAGGTGATCATCACGGGCCGACGATATCGCTTGAAGCAGTTGCATCACAGGATTGTTGGATTTGGCACGCATACTTTGGTGTTGCTAGTTCAAATaacgacattaatgtgttgaaccaatctcctttgttcaatccttttgaagACGGCACAGCACCGTTGGTTCCTTTCACTGTAAATGGAACCGAATATCAGTACCCACATTATCTCGTGGATGGGATCTACCCAAGATATGCGATGTTTGTGAAAACGATTTCCCATCCAACCGGTGAGAAAAGGATTCGATATGCTAAGGTACAGGAGGCTGCAAGGAAGGATGTGGAGCGAGCTtttg acgaGGACCACGCTATAAGTCCTGATTACATTCCAGATCCCCCGGTTGCGCCACAGCCATCGGATGAACGACTGTTTGAGATACAGAACCCAAAC AAGAGCACAATTGCATTTGCAAGCACAAGAAAGGGAGACAACGAAAAGTAA
- the LOC122585091 gene encoding LOB domain-containing protein 21: MRSQEPRSSSSCAACKFMKRRCTPHCLFAPYFRGDEPKKFVKVHKVFGASNVTKILNEVPEPQRQDAVNSLVFEAEERLKDPVYGCIGAIASLQDKMFQLQHDLAVAKARLARCSNYSKTSYASCSTDSPLLMLDGDFGITSLDDFVMDHGGLMTEFRDQHSFPQL, from the coding sequence ATGAGAAGCCAAGAGCCACGTTCAAGCTCTTCTTGTGCAGCTTGCAAGTTCATGAAAAGGAGGTGCACCCCTCACTGCCTCTTTGCACCTTATTTTCGAGGCGACGAGCCCAAAAAGTTCGTCAAGGTTCACAAGGTCTTTGGTGCTAGCAATGTTACTAAGATATTAAATGAAGTCCCCGAACCACAAAGACAAGATGCGGTGAATTCACTTGTGTTCGAGGCCGAGGAACGACTCAAAGACCCTGTGTATGGATGTATAGGTGCAATTGCATCTTTGCAAGATAAGATGTTTCAGCTTCAGCATGATCTAGCCGTGGCTAAAGCCCGGCTAGCTCGATGCTCTAACTATTCTAAAACATCTTATGCTTCTTGTTCTACTGACTCACCATTGTTGATGCTGGATGGTGATTTTGGTATCACGTCGCTAGACGACTTTGTGATGGATCACGGTGGGTTGATGACTGAATTTCGTGATCAACACTCTTTTCCACAACTCTAA